The genomic segment GTGCTAAACGGCGCTGAGGGAGTCCCACTTCATGGTGCAGCACCTGAAGGGTGGCCTTCAGTCGCACGCCGCACCGGTGAGCCGTCGCGCCGTATTGATCCGCTGCCAGATCAGCGTGCAGACCGCGCACGGTGCCCCCGCAGGCCGGGCACACCATCACCGGAACGTGGTACTCCGTGAGCTGCTGAGCGCGCTCAGCAGCGAGTTCTGTCATCCAGGCCTTGTCCAGCCGCTTGAAGACGAGAGCGCCGCTGAACCCGCAGGCAGAGCAGATATTTGGCACGCCGACCTCGACTGTCTCCGTGATCTGCTGGGGTATCGGGGCTCGCTTGTAGGTAAACTCCCCTTCTCCCACACGTCGTCCCGAAGGCTTGGGATCCGCCTTACGGGTTCCACGGCTATGAGGCGCCGCGTACTTCCGGTTCTTGCGTTCGAGCTCTTCAATGCGCTTCTTCAAGCGAGCGTTCTCGGCTTTGAGCGCGAGATATTCGGCTTCCAGGCGCTCGAACTGCTGGGCCTGCTGGCGGATGATCTCCAGCAGATCCTGTTCTTTCAACGTCCCAGCCATACAGCACAGCCTAACAGCTGCGTTCCTCTCCATGGACGGGGGCATTGAACGCCGCTAATCAAATACGGCTACTCTAAATGATGAAGCTTGAAACGAGACTGAACAGCGAGCAACTGGAGAGGGTGTTCTCTATCCTCATCTCAATCGGTTGGCATCGTGCCCGTAAGAAGGATGTCTCAAAAATTATCCAGGAATATGAGCGTCGAGGTTGGTATGTCTTTCAAAGTGCCATAGAGATTATGGAGTCGTTCGATGGTCTGCCATTTCTCGATGTTCCAGGTACTGATTCCATTCTTATGAGTTCCAATTACCAATATGAATATATGAATGTAGCTTCTGAGTGGAAATATTTTCGGGGTGAATCTATTTTCCCTATAGGTAGCCAGGATACTTTGGATATTTATGTTGAAGAAAGCGGTATAATTTACGGTGATGCCGAAAATTCAGGTGCTATGGGCCTGTATGGTTATGACATCTTCGAGGGGTTGTATAATCTCATGTTCAGTG from the Deinococcus ruber genome contains:
- a CDS encoding SUKH-3 domain-containing protein: MKLETRLNSEQLERVFSILISIGWHRARKKDVSKIIQEYERRGWYVFQSAIEIMESFDGLPFLDVPGTDSILMSSNYQYEYMNVASEWKYFRGESIFPIGSQDTLDIYVEESGIIYGDAENSGAMGLYGYDIFEGLYNLMFSGYIEKYDYPT